TTGCCAAAATGTACGCTGCGGGCGGTGCTTCGGCTATTTCCGTGCTTACCGAGGAAGAATACTTCAAGGGTAATCTCAGCTATCTTGATGAGATTAAACCCAGCGGACTGCCCATGTTGCGCAAGGATTTCCTGACCGATCTGATGCAGATCGAGCAGACTCTTGCGACTCCGGCTTCGGCATTGCTGGTCATCGTGCGTATGTTCGCGGATGACGGTTATCTTAAAGAGATGATCGAGCAGACCCATGCGGCAGGTCTTGATGCGGTGGTGGAAGCCTTTGATGAAGTCGACCTCAAACGGGCCAAGCAGGCCGGGGCGCGGATCATCCAGATCAACAACCGCGACCTTGATACCTTGGGCATCGACATGAACCGTTCCATTGAATTCATCAAACAGAAGGACGGGGGCGAAATCTGGATCTGCGCCAGCGGAATCAGTGAGCCTGAAGATTGCGCACAGATGAACGGATTGGGTTACGATACCGTGCTCATCGGCACCTCGATTATGTCCAGTCCTGACCCGCAGGCCAAGCTGGCCGAGCTGGTTGCCGGGGGACGGTCATGAGCCTGCTGATCAAGGTCTGCGGCATGACTTCCGTGGAAGATGCAGCCATGTGCGAAGAGCTGGGCGCGGATTTTCTGGGATTCATTTTCCATCCTTCCAGCCCGCGCAATGTGGATGCGGATTTTGTCCGTTCCATCAAAACTGAGGGGGCAAAAAAAGTAGGCGTATTCGTCAAGCAGAGTGCGGCGGAAGTGATTGAAATCCTGAAAAACGGCGCACTTGATTTTGCGCAGCTGCACGGCGGACAGAATGAAGAATTCTGCAAGACTGTAGGTAAAGAGCGGGTAATTAAAGTGCTCTGGCCTCAGAAGTATGATTCGGTTAAAGAATTCCAGACTGATATTGACCGTTTCGCACCGTATTGCAGCTACATGCTCTTTGATGCCGGAAATTGCGGGGGAGGCCATGGGGTATCATTACCTTTCGATGTTTTTAAAGATGTAACCATTCCGGGTCCATGGCTGCTGGCGGGTGGCCTCTCCGCCGATAATTTAAAAGAGGCATTGTTTATAGCCGAACCCAACGGAGTCGATTTAAATTCCGGCGTGGAATCGGAACCCGGTAAAAAAGATGAAAAGAAACTGGCTGCGGCTTTTGAAGCCATAGGTCGGTAGAAAATATTAACACGTATTTCGGGTCGTTTTGATTCAATGACGGTTGGTCAAACAAAACGGCAAAGCCCTACTAAAACGTTTTGGGATTCTTAAACCCTTTTGGAAAAGGGTTTAAGGCCCCCGGCAGGGTCGCCGAAGGCATATCTAAATAAGGATAAGATCATGAAACGAGGATATTTTGGAGATTACGGCGGACAGTTTGTACCTGAACTGCTCATGCCGCCGCTGCTGGAACTTGAAGAGGCCATGGAAAAGATCATGAAATCCGCCGAATTCCAGCAGGAATTCACCAGACTGCTGACCGATTTCGTAGGCCGTCCCACCGCGCTGACCCACTGCGCGAACATCTCCCGCGAACTGGGTTTCAACCTCTGGCTCAAGCGTGAAGACCTCGCCCATACCGGAGCGCACAAGGTTAACAACACCGTGGGGCAGGCTTTGCTGACCAAGATGATGGGCAAACCCATGCTGCTGGCCGAAACAGGTGCCGGACAGCACGGTGTTGCAACTGCAACTGCCGCAGCCCTTCTTGATCTGGATTGTGAAATCTACATGGGCGCACTGGATGTGAAACGCCAGTCCCATAACGTCCGGCGCATGGAACTGCTGGGCGCGAAATGCGTACCCGTGGAATCCGGCACCCAGACTTTGAAAGACGCCATTAACGCTGCCCTGCGTAAATGGATCGCCGACCAGCGCACAACTCACTATTGTTTCGGTACTGCTGCGGGACCGCACCCCTTCCCGCTGCTGGTACGTGAATTTCAGGCCATTATCGGCCGTGAAGCCAAGGCACAGTTCAAGGAGAAGACCGGGGAACTTCCCTACATGGTCGTAGCCTGTGTGGGCGGCGGTTCCAACGCCATCGGCATGTTCCACGAATTTGTTCAGGAAGAGTCGGTCAAGATCGTGGGCGTAGAAGCTGCGGGAACCGGGGAACCGGGCTGCACCAACTCCGCACCTATTAATCTGGGAACCCCCGGAGTGCTTCACGGCATGAATACTTTGCTGCTGCAGACCGATGAAGGCCAGATCCTGCCTTCGCACTCCATTGCTCCCGGTCTGGATTATCCCGGTGTCGGCCCCGAGCACGTGCATCTGCACGCATCAGGCCGCGCTCAGTATGGCACCGTGAATGACCATCAGGCACTGAACGCGTTCCAGATGCTCTGCCGCAAGGAAGGCATCCTGCCCGCGCTGGAAAGTTCACATGCTGTGGCATGGGTGCTGGAGAACCGGGATTCCATCCCCAAAGACGCTAACGTAATTGTGAACCTGTCCGGTCGCGGCGACAAGGACATGGGCATTCTCGAAGATTACCTTGCTGAACATGCCAAATAGTCAGGCTGTTGAAAAACGGCGATCTGCGTCGTTGCTTCAAAAAGTTCAAATCCTCACGTACGAGGAGTACGCTTCGGCCTTGAACTTTTTTCGCGCCTAGCATCTCACCATTTTTGAACAGCCTGTGTCTGATTAATGGGCTAATGAGGAAAATTTAAAATGAGTATTACCAAACTTGCAGATAAAATTAATGAAGCTAAGGCTGAAGGGCGTATCGGACTGATTCCGTTCTTGCCCGGCGGATACCCCAACCGCGACCAGTTCTGGAAGGAGATTCTGGAACTGGATGAAAACGGTGCGGATGTAATTGAAATCGGCATGCCTTTTTCCGATCCCGTGGCCGACGGTCCGGTGGTTGAGGCTGCATCCCTGAAATGCCTAGAGGACGGTATCGATCTGAGGTGGATTCTGGCCGGGCTTTCCGAGCACCGCGCCAAGATCAGCGCCGGAGTGCTGCTCATGGGTTACTACAACCCGGTACTGCAGTACGGTCTGGAGCAGTTCGCCAAGGATGCCTGTGCTGCCGGGGTCAACGGGCTGATTATCGCCGACCTGCCTTTTGAGGAAGGTGTGGAATTCCGCGATATGCTTGCTAAGTATGACATCGCGCTCATCCCGCTGGTGGGACTTAATACTGAACAGGAACGCATGGCTCTCTACTCCAAGGGCGGAAACGGCTTCTGCTACTATGTATCAGTTCTGGGTACCACCGGGGGAACAGCTTCCCTGCCTGAGGAGGTTAAGCTGGGTCTCGCCAAAGCACAGGAAGTCTTTGACATCCCGGTAGCTCTCGGCTTCGGCCTCAAGGAACCGTCCCAGCTCAAGGAACTGGACGGAGTGGTTGATGCGGCAGTCTTCGGTTCCGCGCTGATCAAGCATATTGATTCAGGCAAGAGCAGTGCTGAGTTTATGAAGGTCTGGAAGAAGTAGAATTGATTGGAATTAGTTGAATGAAGAAACTCCCGTTGGCTGGTGCTGGCGGGAGTTTTCTTACCCCTCCAAATACCCCCGCTCAATCATCCCGGCTTCATCGATAAAGCATCCCATAGCGGTGGTCATGGGTTTGAAGCCGAGTTTGCGGTAGAATCCTTCCTTGCCCGGTACGGCATAGAGAATGACGCTGACCGGGCCGAGTTTTTCCATCATGGAGGTCATGATTTCTTTGCCCAGTCCGTGGGACTGGTATCCGGGGAGGATGCAGAGGTCGTAGATTGCGGCCTGAAATTCACCGTCGCTGATAGCGCGGGCAAAGCCGATGAATTCATCACCGTCCTTTGCAAAGCAGACCAGTGCGCTGTTTGCTGCGGCCCGGGCCAGTTTTTTCGGGTCGCGGGTGCCCAGCGGTGCTTTCTCGAAAATTTCAGCTATCTTAAACCAGTCGATATTATTTATTTCGAAGTGCAAAGTGATGTTCATTGCCGATTTATATCTTTTATACTTTGCTCCGGCCAGATAATTTTCCAATCCTTTATTCGCGGGTCTTTCTGTCCTGCCTGTTCCAGTGCTTTTTTAGGGTACCCTCTTCATCCAGTATTTTTAAACCTTTTTGCAGGGCATTAAAAATATCCGCTCCATCCGGATGTTGTTTAGAGACCATGAGATGTCTGCTGTAGGGAAACACTACTTTTACATCCTTGACCGGATATAGGAGATGGTCATCTATCTCCCAATTGAAATCATCTTCCTTGCTGAATTCAAGCAGGGTGAAATCCGCTCTTTTCCTACTCAGCATTTTTCCGAAAAGCAGGTGGTGGGGGGCATATATGATATTGTCAAAGCCCATCTCCTTAAGGACTCTGATGTCGGTTCCCCAGCCTGAAACAATTAGCGGGGTATATTTTTGCAGCTCGGAAAGTGTTGAGATTGATTTCGGCAAGGGTGAGGGCAGAGTATGGTAAATACCCTTTTCAAAGAATCCTTTGGGGATGATAGCACGGGTTTTGTATACTGAATCGTCGAAGTTGATTTCCCACATATCTGAGGCCAGCAGGGGGGTGCGTCCGCTTTTTACCTCGGCCAGACATCTTGCGGAATTAGGGAAGGTTATGAAACATAATTTTGCATCCATCCCCCCTTTGTACAGGGCCTGCTGCATGAGCGTCAGGGCTAGGACCCAGCGGTGAGCGTGCAGTGAACTGAAATCATTGACCGCAAGGGGATTGCCGCCCTTGGAATCTATGAAGTTTCTATACTCTTCTTCAGTTCCGGGAACTGCGGCAACGCTGATTATTTTTTGGGTG
This is a stretch of genomic DNA from Desulfovibrio sp. JC010. It encodes these proteins:
- a CDS encoding indole-3-glycerol-phosphate synthase, coding for MLDKFRKAKQAELDMLAKMQAEGKTFTPYAGGRASFADAIRRDESGLKVIAEYKRASPSKGDINLGLSAADVAKMYAAGGASAISVLTEEEYFKGNLSYLDEIKPSGLPMLRKDFLTDLMQIEQTLATPASALLVIVRMFADDGYLKEMIEQTHAAGLDAVVEAFDEVDLKRAKQAGARIIQINNRDLDTLGIDMNRSIEFIKQKDGGEIWICASGISEPEDCAQMNGLGYDTVLIGTSIMSSPDPQAKLAELVAGGRS
- a CDS encoding GNAT family N-acetyltransferase — its product is MNITLHFEINNIDWFKIAEIFEKAPLGTRDPKKLARAAANSALVCFAKDGDEFIGFARAISDGEFQAAIYDLCILPGYQSHGLGKEIMTSMMEKLGPVSVILYAVPGKEGFYRKLGFKPMTTAMGCFIDEAGMIERGYLEG
- the trpB gene encoding tryptophan synthase subunit beta; translated protein: MKRGYFGDYGGQFVPELLMPPLLELEEAMEKIMKSAEFQQEFTRLLTDFVGRPTALTHCANISRELGFNLWLKREDLAHTGAHKVNNTVGQALLTKMMGKPMLLAETGAGQHGVATATAAALLDLDCEIYMGALDVKRQSHNVRRMELLGAKCVPVESGTQTLKDAINAALRKWIADQRTTHYCFGTAAGPHPFPLLVREFQAIIGREAKAQFKEKTGELPYMVVACVGGGSNAIGMFHEFVQEESVKIVGVEAAGTGEPGCTNSAPINLGTPGVLHGMNTLLLQTDEGQILPSHSIAPGLDYPGVGPEHVHLHASGRAQYGTVNDHQALNAFQMLCRKEGILPALESSHAVAWVLENRDSIPKDANVIVNLSGRGDKDMGILEDYLAEHAK
- a CDS encoding phosphoribosylanthranilate isomerase — encoded protein: MSLLIKVCGMTSVEDAAMCEELGADFLGFIFHPSSPRNVDADFVRSIKTEGAKKVGVFVKQSAAEVIEILKNGALDFAQLHGGQNEEFCKTVGKERVIKVLWPQKYDSVKEFQTDIDRFAPYCSYMLFDAGNCGGGHGVSLPFDVFKDVTIPGPWLLAGGLSADNLKEALFIAEPNGVDLNSGVESEPGKKDEKKLAAAFEAIGR
- the trpA gene encoding tryptophan synthase subunit alpha, which encodes MSITKLADKINEAKAEGRIGLIPFLPGGYPNRDQFWKEILELDENGADVIEIGMPFSDPVADGPVVEAASLKCLEDGIDLRWILAGLSEHRAKISAGVLLMGYYNPVLQYGLEQFAKDACAAGVNGLIIADLPFEEGVEFRDMLAKYDIALIPLVGLNTEQERMALYSKGGNGFCYYVSVLGTTGGTASLPEEVKLGLAKAQEVFDIPVALGFGLKEPSQLKELDGVVDAAVFGSALIKHIDSGKSSAEFMKVWKK